One genomic window of Malaciobacter molluscorum LMG 25693 includes the following:
- a CDS encoding anaerobic C4-dicarboxylate transporter, whose product MEFTIQLIIVLAVLFLGARKGGLALGLFGGIGVVVLVFGFGMTPGNPPIKVMLVMLAVITAGATLQASGGLDVMLQLAEKLLRKHPKHITFLAPLTTLTLTFLCGTGHVVYTMLPIIYDIAIRKGVRPERPMAASTIAAQMGIVTSPVSVAVVSLVAMLSGHAMINGKELDLVQLLSITIPGAICGVLVIGFWSMFRGKNLEDDPEFQEKIKDPEMKKYIYGEDKTLLNNKLPQTYWNAMWIFLSSIAIVAILGAFPELRPVIHGKPLSMVYVIQMFMLTAGAIIFVVAKVKPSAISSNEVFKSGMVALIAVYGVAWMTKTMFGAHIGDIKEVLGGIVAQYPWAYAIVLIFVSKLVNSQGAALAAIVPIALSVGVDPGVIAAFAAACYGYYILPTYPSDLAAISFDRSGTTRIGKFVINHSFIIPGLLGVGTASTVGFILAKLYGII is encoded by the coding sequence ATGGAATTTACAATTCAATTAATCATTGTATTAGCTGTATTATTCCTTGGTGCTAGAAAAGGTGGACTAGCATTAGGTTTATTCGGTGGTATTGGTGTGGTTGTACTTGTTTTTGGATTTGGGATGACTCCAGGTAACCCTCCAATCAAAGTAATGCTTGTTATGTTAGCAGTTATTACTGCTGGTGCAACTTTACAAGCATCAGGTGGATTAGATGTTATGCTTCAATTAGCAGAAAAATTGTTAAGAAAACATCCTAAACATATTACATTCTTAGCTCCATTAACTACGCTAACTTTAACTTTTCTTTGTGGTACAGGTCACGTAGTATATACAATGTTACCAATTATTTATGACATTGCTATTAGAAAAGGAGTAAGACCTGAAAGACCAATGGCAGCAAGTACAATTGCAGCGCAAATGGGTATTGTAACATCTCCTGTATCAGTTGCAGTTGTTTCTTTAGTTGCTATGTTATCAGGTCATGCTATGATTAATGGTAAAGAATTAGATTTAGTTCAATTATTATCAATTACAATTCCAGGTGCAATCTGTGGGGTTTTAGTTATTGGTTTTTGGAGTATGTTCAGAGGTAAAAATTTAGAAGATGATCCTGAATTCCAAGAGAAAATCAAAGATCCTGAAATGAAAAAATATATTTATGGTGAAGATAAAACACTATTAAATAACAAATTACCTCAGACTTACTGGAATGCAATGTGGATATTCCTTAGTTCTATTGCAATAGTTGCTATTTTAGGAGCATTTCCAGAACTAAGACCAGTAATTCATGGTAAACCACTATCTATGGTTTATGTTATTCAAATGTTTATGTTAACAGCAGGTGCTATTATCTTTGTAGTTGCAAAAGTTAAACCTTCTGCAATTTCAAGTAATGAAGTATTTAAATCAGGTATGGTTGCACTTATTGCAGTATATGGTGTTGCTTGGATGACTAAAACTATGTTTGGTGCACACATTGGCGATATAAAAGAAGTATTAGGTGGAATTGTTGCACAATATCCATGGGCATATGCAATTGTATTAATTTTTGTATCAAAACTTGTTAACTCTCAAGGTGCTGCACTAGCTGCAATTGTTCCAATTGCATTATCTGTTGGTGTTGATCCTGGTGTAATTGCTGCATTTGCTGCTGCTTGTTATGGATATTATATTTTACCAACATATCCAAGTGATTTAGCAGCTATTAGTTTTGATAGATCGGGAACAACAAGAATTGGTAAATTTGTTATCAATCACAGTTTTATTATTCCAGGGCTTCTTGGAGTAGGTACTGCTTCAACAGTAGGATTTATTTTAGCAAAACTTTATGGAATTATCTAA
- a CDS encoding sensor histidine kinase yields MYNNYMRKIILLIFFINIHLFAYSILIINSYHKGYQWSDKVIRGLEDVLIQKDYIDFNILYMDSKRISSSEYFESLKNLYKIQLRNRKYDLIIPIDRFAYDFVLENYYELFETEPILAVGIERFSHERVKKYSLQKKVSAILEKRDLFGNVNMIEKNFYNIKKLYIINDKSINGKHTEPLIEDLIKNFNNRIKLQYLKEDDLSSLKNYPFENGSAGLFIRFYKNKNGKLNKNSEIINFIKNSKIPIFVTDSLFVGKGATGGKIVDLYKLGKESGQMALDILNGKDAMVIEYKDFEYFFDYEKLNEFLLSIVNLSEPYTIIHKKKTFFDNYRNLIDFVFTISPLLVFLILGLIHNIYKRKSLEKDLRKRIEFDATMLNAIDSPIFWQDSEGRIVDSNNTFCNLLELSSDYLYGKKLIDLKDNHNIKQIVRMISNYNLNKNNNEFDFIDKDNNKKIYLIKQAKFKEQKIKYEGYVTIFTDITREREIILEKQKNRQFAIQQSKLAEIGEIFSSIAHQWKTPLIEITAIAQELFYTRKSKSQNINEDDSFVKDIMQQVTYMTDTINEFQKFIMPSNKKVDFNIEEAIETMLEIVNHNLKYNNIKISLNIKEGTNLIVHGYKNEVMQSILNIINNARDALLNNYYKDRKIEISLFNEKSDLIIKIIDNAKGINIKNINKIFEPYYTTKEKGHGIGLYMTKVIIEDKMNGKISVENIERGAMFTIRLAQRK; encoded by the coding sequence GTGTATAATAATTACATGAGAAAGATTATTTTACTTATATTTTTTATTAATATTCATTTATTTGCATATTCTATACTTATTATTAACTCCTACCATAAAGGTTATCAATGGAGTGACAAAGTAATACGTGGATTAGAAGATGTGTTGATTCAAAAAGATTATATAGATTTTAATATTCTATATATGGATTCAAAAAGAATATCTTCTAGTGAATATTTTGAAAGTTTAAAGAATTTATATAAAATTCAATTAAGAAATAGAAAGTATGATCTAATAATTCCTATTGATAGATTTGCTTATGATTTTGTTTTGGAAAACTATTATGAACTTTTTGAAACTGAGCCTATATTAGCTGTAGGAATAGAGAGATTTTCACATGAAAGAGTAAAAAAGTATTCGTTACAAAAGAAAGTATCTGCAATTTTAGAAAAAAGAGATCTTTTTGGTAATGTGAATATGATAGAAAAGAATTTTTATAATATAAAAAAACTTTATATTATAAATGATAAAAGTATAAATGGAAAACATACAGAACCACTTATTGAAGATTTAATTAAAAACTTTAATAATAGAATCAAACTTCAATATTTAAAAGAAGATGATTTATCATCTTTAAAAAATTATCCTTTTGAAAATGGTAGTGCTGGATTATTTATTAGATTTTATAAAAATAAAAATGGAAAATTAAATAAAAATAGTGAAATAATTAATTTTATAAAAAACTCAAAAATTCCTATATTTGTTACAGATTCTTTATTTGTTGGAAAAGGTGCAACAGGTGGTAAAATAGTAGATTTATATAAACTTGGAAAAGAATCAGGACAAATGGCACTTGATATTTTAAATGGTAAAGATGCTATGGTGATTGAATATAAAGATTTTGAATACTTTTTTGATTATGAAAAATTAAATGAATTTTTACTTTCAATTGTTAATTTATCAGAACCTTATACAATTATTCATAAAAAAAAGACTTTTTTTGATAATTATAGAAATCTTATTGATTTTGTTTTTACTATTTCACCTTTATTAGTATTTTTGATTTTAGGATTGATTCATAATATATATAAAAGAAAAAGTTTAGAAAAAGATTTACGAAAAAGAATTGAGTTTGACGCAACGATGTTAAATGCAATTGATAGTCCAATCTTTTGGCAAGATTCAGAAGGAAGAATTGTTGATTCAAATAATACATTTTGTAATCTACTAGAGTTATCTTCTGATTATTTATATGGAAAAAAACTTATTGATTTAAAAGATAATCATAATATAAAACAAATTGTAAGAATGATAAGTAATTATAATTTAAATAAAAATAATAATGAATTTGATTTTATTGATAAAGATAATAACAAAAAAATCTATCTAATTAAACAAGCAAAATTTAAAGAACAAAAAATTAAATATGAGGGTTATGTAACTATTTTTACAGATATTACAAGAGAAAGAGAAATTATCTTGGAAAAACAAAAAAATAGACAATTTGCTATTCAGCAAAGTAAATTAGCAGAGATTGGAGAGATCTTCTCGTCAATCGCTCATCAATGGAAAACACCTTTAATTGAAATTACAGCAATTGCACAAGAACTATTTTATACAAGAAAATCAAAATCACAAAATATTAATGAAGATGATAGTTTTGTTAAAGATATTATGCAGCAAGTAACTTATATGACTGATACAATTAATGAATTCCAGAAATTTATAATGCCTTCAAATAAAAAAGTTGATTTTAATATTGAAGAAGCAATTGAAACTATGTTAGAAATAGTTAATCATAATTTAAAATATAATAATATAAAAATATCTTTAAATATAAAAGAAGGAACAAATTTAATAGTACATGGTTATAAAAATGAAGTAATGCAGTCAATTTTAAATATAATTAATAATGCAAGAGATGCTTTATTAAATAATTATTATAAAGATAGAAAAATTGAAATATCTCTTTTTAATGAAAAGTCAGATTTAATTATAAAAATAATTGATAATGCAAAAGGTATTAATATAAAAAATATAAATAAAATTTTTGAGCCATATTATACAACAAAAGAGAAAGGTCATGGAATAGGTTTATATATGACAAAAGTAATAATAGAAGATAAAATGAATGGTAAAATATCAGTTGAAAATATAGAAAGGGGAGCTATGTTTACAATAAGATTAGCACAAAGAAAATGA
- a CDS encoding response regulator transcription factor, with protein MKILLLEDNERLSNVIKYALLDEGYSVDCFFDGDDALDSIGNGYACFILDINVPNSDGISILEYIRLNHSKIPVLIISSNHELDKVKESYEKGCDDYLKKPFYIIELLQKVKKLCGEKKQYLIFDETYKYSFINHRLYKNEEEIELTKKEILFLELFARDIHFVATYDNIEEYVWEGEDTTLANIRSMIKRLRKKLPNDSITIIKGIGYSLNKNVKFL; from the coding sequence ATGAAAATATTACTTTTAGAAGATAATGAAAGATTATCAAATGTAATAAAATATGCATTATTGGATGAAGGATATAGTGTAGATTGTTTTTTTGATGGTGATGATGCATTAGATTCTATTGGTAATGGATATGCTTGTTTTATCCTTGATATAAATGTACCTAATTCAGATGGTATATCAATACTTGAATATATAAGATTGAATCATAGTAAAATACCTGTTTTAATAATTAGTTCAAATCATGAATTAGATAAAGTTAAAGAGTCTTATGAAAAAGGTTGTGATGATTATTTAAAAAAACCATTTTATATAATTGAACTTCTTCAAAAAGTAAAAAAATTATGTGGGGAGAAAAAGCAGTATTTAATTTTTGATGAAACATATAAATATAGTTTTATTAATCATAGATTATATAAAAATGAAGAAGAGATTGAATTGACAAAAAAAGAGATTTTGTTTTTAGAATTATTTGCAAGAGATATTCATTTTGTAGCAACCTATGATAACATTGAAGAGTATGTTTGGGAAGGTGAAGATACAACTTTAGCAAATATACGTTCTATGATAAAAAGATTAAGAAAAAAATTACCAAATGATAGTATAACGATTATTAAAGGAATAGGGTATTCTTTAAATAAAAATGTAAAATTTCTATAA
- a CDS encoding alanine/glycine:cation symporter family protein, whose amino-acid sequence METLNNVISAISSFVWGVPMLTLLVGTGLYLTIRLKGMQFWALGHALKLIFVKEKGAQGDISHFSALTTALAATVGIGNIVGVATAISFGGPGAVFWMWVTGLVGMATKYSEAILAVKYREKGKHGFKGGPMYYIAKGANLPKLGAIFALFTILASFGIGNMSQSNAVAKALDTQFAVPTWVTGIILLTITSFVILGGIKSIGKTTSFLIPFMIAIYLLTAFSIIFTNIDKVADAFSLIFYHAINPISATGGFAGAAVAAAIRYGLARGVFSNESGLGSAPIAAAAAKTKDPVTQALVSMTQTFIDTIVVCTITALIILMAPIWQQGVDAGELTLKSFEFFLGNTGAIIIVIATILFGYSTILGWSYYGERAFEYLFGHKSIKLYRIVFVSFILIGAMLKLDLVWNFSDVANGLMAIPNLIGLLLLSNTVASETKRYFKNK is encoded by the coding sequence ATGGAAACATTGAATAATGTTATTTCTGCCATCTCATCGTTTGTTTGGGGTGTTCCTATGCTAACACTTTTAGTTGGTACTGGATTATATTTAACTATAAGATTAAAAGGAATGCAGTTTTGGGCATTGGGACATGCTTTAAAACTTATTTTTGTAAAAGAAAAGGGTGCACAAGGTGATATTTCACATTTTTCAGCACTAACAACAGCATTAGCTGCAACAGTTGGAATTGGTAATATTGTTGGTGTTGCAACGGCTATCTCTTTTGGTGGACCAGGTGCAGTTTTTTGGATGTGGGTAACTGGTTTAGTTGGTATGGCTACAAAATATTCAGAAGCTATTTTAGCAGTAAAATATAGAGAAAAAGGTAAACATGGATTCAAAGGTGGTCCAATGTATTATATTGCTAAGGGCGCTAATTTACCAAAACTAGGTGCAATATTTGCATTATTTACAATTTTAGCATCTTTTGGTATTGGAAATATGTCACAATCAAATGCCGTTGCAAAAGCATTAGATACTCAATTTGCTGTTCCAACTTGGGTTACAGGTATTATTCTTTTAACAATCACATCATTTGTTATTTTAGGAGGTATTAAATCAATTGGAAAAACGACTTCTTTTTTAATTCCATTTATGATTGCAATCTACTTACTAACAGCATTTTCAATTATTTTTACAAATATAGATAAAGTTGCTGATGCATTTTCACTTATATTTTATCATGCTATAAATCCTATATCAGCTACAGGTGGATTTGCAGGAGCAGCGGTCGCAGCAGCCATACGTTATGGTCTTGCAAGAGGTGTTTTTTCAAATGAATCAGGACTTGGTTCAGCACCAATTGCAGCAGCAGCAGCTAAAACAAAAGATCCAGTAACTCAAGCATTAGTTTCAATGACTCAAACATTTATTGATACAATTGTTGTTTGTACAATTACAGCATTAATTATTTTAATGGCACCTATTTGGCAACAAGGAGTTGATGCAGGAGAATTAACTTTAAAAAGTTTTGAATTTTTCTTAGGAAATACAGGAGCAATAATAATTGTAATTGCCACTATACTTTTTGGTTATTCTACAATTCTTGGTTGGTCTTATTATGGTGAAAGAGCATTTGAATATCTATTTGGACATAAATCTATAAAACTTTATAGAATCGTTTTTGTTAGTTTTATTTTAATAGGAGCTATGTTAAAACTTGATTTAGTATGGAATTTTTCAGATGTTGCAAATGGACTTATGGCTATTCCAAACTTAATTGGATTATTACTATTATCAAATACAGTAGCTTCTGAAACTAAAAGATATTTTAAAAATAAATAA